In the Cumulibacter soli genome, one interval contains:
- a CDS encoding glycosyl hydrolase: MVTRRTVLNGAISVATVVAGSTLIGARPTSAAPGGTARPLHGVGAWYTQYVDLMLSDSGAAWYFTWAPHHDWITTPDGCEFVPMIATADDLTAAGLQQAADSGTALLGFQKPDDATGANLTPSQAVKLWPQLESTGMRLGAPVVRANAHVAGGWLDSFMTAAASKGRRVDFIPLTWSPSEALLSGAGAIAGEVASLKSYLEAVHARFGRPIWLVEVGAVLWGQSGSQAADPAVQAQFLVEVEAMLAGLSYVERWAWFSLSPLAGADDAPLYDANNVVTTVGEEFRALAGAGETEPPQEPASPGIGTWFSGPAVNTQLADTGAAWYYTWASHHDWITTPPDCEFVPMIWGPANVTASDLQQAAANGTTLLGFNEPDRSDQANMTPASALAAWPQLEATGLRLGAPGCASDGHVPGGWLDTFMSGAASAGRRVDFIPLHWYANNAILGSADIVGAATTAMVQYLEAVHQRYGLPLWLTEFSLVSWTGGTNQVAEIGVQADFLEAADAAMAQLPFVERWAWFSLPPFETALGASLYDQQDIITPIGTRFAAIAAKY, translated from the coding sequence GTGGTAACTCGACGAACTGTGCTCAACGGCGCCATATCGGTGGCGACGGTGGTCGCCGGCTCGACCCTCATCGGCGCACGGCCGACGTCCGCCGCTCCCGGTGGTACCGCGCGCCCGCTGCATGGTGTCGGTGCCTGGTACACGCAGTACGTCGACCTGATGCTGAGCGATTCCGGCGCTGCCTGGTATTTCACCTGGGCACCGCACCACGACTGGATCACCACGCCCGACGGCTGCGAGTTCGTGCCGATGATCGCTACCGCCGACGACCTGACTGCCGCCGGCCTGCAGCAGGCGGCAGACTCCGGCACTGCATTGCTTGGCTTCCAGAAGCCGGACGACGCTACCGGCGCGAACCTGACCCCGAGCCAAGCGGTCAAGCTTTGGCCACAACTCGAGTCGACAGGGATGAGGTTGGGTGCGCCCGTCGTGCGCGCCAACGCCCATGTCGCAGGCGGCTGGCTCGACAGCTTCATGACGGCGGCGGCGAGTAAGGGACGGCGGGTGGATTTCATCCCGCTGACCTGGTCGCCGAGTGAGGCGCTGCTGAGCGGCGCGGGTGCGATAGCCGGGGAAGTCGCGTCATTGAAGAGCTACCTCGAAGCGGTGCACGCACGGTTCGGCCGGCCGATCTGGCTGGTTGAAGTCGGCGCGGTGCTGTGGGGGCAGTCCGGCTCCCAAGCAGCTGATCCGGCCGTGCAGGCGCAATTCCTCGTTGAGGTCGAAGCCATGCTTGCTGGCCTGTCGTACGTGGAGCGGTGGGCGTGGTTCTCGCTAAGCCCGCTGGCCGGCGCCGACGACGCGCCGCTCTACGATGCGAACAATGTGGTGACCACAGTCGGTGAAGAGTTCCGCGCGCTCGCTGGTGCCGGTGAGACCGAACCGCCCCAGGAGCCCGCGTCCCCTGGCATCGGCACATGGTTCAGCGGCCCGGCCGTCAACACGCAGCTCGCCGATACCGGGGCTGCGTGGTACTACACCTGGGCCTCGCATCACGATTGGATCACCACGCCGCCGGACTGCGAGTTCGTGCCGATGATCTGGGGCCCCGCGAACGTCACGGCCTCCGACCTGCAGCAAGCGGCAGCGAACGGCACGACGCTATTAGGGTTCAACGAGCCCGACCGTAGCGATCAAGCGAACATGACTCCGGCGTCGGCGCTGGCTGCGTGGCCACAACTGGAGGCGACAGGCCTACGGCTCGGCGCCCCAGGGTGCGCCTCGGACGGACACGTGCCCGGCGGATGGTTGGACACCTTCATGTCGGGCGCGGCGAGCGCGGGACGTCGTGTCGACTTCATCCCGCTGCATTGGTACGCCAACAACGCCATCCTGGGCAGCGCCGATATCGTCGGCGCCGCCACCACCGCGATGGTCCAGTATCTCGAAGCAGTCCACCAGCGATACGGCTTGCCGCTGTGGCTCACTGAGTTCAGTCTCGTCTCCTGGACGGGTGGTACGAACCAGGTCGCCGAGATAGGCGTACAGGCGGACTTCCTCGAAGCGGCGGATGCCGCGATGGCGCAGTTGCCATTCGTGGAGCGCTGGGCGTGGTTCTCGCTGCCACCATTCGAGACCGCGCTGGGTGCGTCGCTCTACGACCAGCAGGACATCATTACGCCGATCGGCACTCGATTTGCCGCTATCGCTGCCAAGTACTGA
- a CDS encoding MoaD/ThiS family protein — MSVNIRYFAAAAAAAGVDEESVKPGTLAEIIAEVGTKHGDMMIKVLPACSFLVDGTATTDQQIVVEGGQSIDVLPPFAGG, encoded by the coding sequence GTGAGCGTCAACATTCGGTACTTCGCGGCTGCGGCAGCTGCTGCTGGTGTGGACGAGGAGTCGGTGAAACCCGGCACCCTCGCGGAGATCATTGCCGAAGTCGGTACGAAGCACGGCGACATGATGATCAAGGTGCTGCCTGCGTGCAGTTTCCTCGTCGATGGGACGGCGACGACCGATCAGCAGATCGTGGTCGAGGGCGGTCAGAGCATCGATGTGCTGCCGCCGTTCGCCGGCGGCTAG
- a CDS encoding glycosyltransferase, protein MTAVVDLPKLPVEPDTVNESDDSDRLRGYLRELSGGIVVDHRPSGPVFGSVPQRRSRMRRSLVAAMPRHQRRWLSFWSFAYTGVLVALFVWWSWPSHRLTWAGFVANTLLLVSAVALPLFFLWVLRGMRRVNPNQQLPNCRVAMVVTKAPSEPWEMVRRTLEAMLAQEYPAPYDVWIADEAPSDETRAWCSARGVQVSTRHGDERYQRLTWPRRRRCKEGNLAYFYDHYGYERYDVVAQLDSDHVPEPSYLVEMVRPFADSSIGYVAAPSVCDANSEVSWTVPGRPFDEASFHGAQQLGHNESGMPVCIGSHYAVRTQALRQIGGVGPELAEDFTTSYLLNVAGWRGAFAIDAAARGDGPPTFAAMVTQEFQWSRSLIKVMLSLLPRTVGRLPIGIGARFAVQCGSYILLSLMFVGGLALFVIANLTGRPWVSVNLLVFFVVWFVLNGCMLGVAFVLRRARLRRPVDAPIISWRRAVYSGSRYPFVLIGVCAAIWERVVPRTLDFKVTPKGNSGPQPLPVRLILPFLVTAILLAGSAAIGTENRPVVGYVGLSLLGSLSTVTLAIVIALLHAADSRRAAVDLSRIGALRLVRAPLILCGVVGLGAIAATVRYGFELWQVLTDVGLIG, encoded by the coding sequence ATGACCGCAGTAGTTGACCTGCCGAAGCTCCCGGTCGAGCCAGACACCGTCAACGAGTCTGACGATTCGGATCGGCTGCGGGGATACTTGCGTGAATTGTCCGGCGGGATCGTTGTAGATCATCGCCCGTCGGGCCCGGTGTTTGGCTCCGTGCCGCAGCGCCGTTCGCGTATGAGGCGTTCGCTCGTCGCGGCGATGCCGCGCCACCAGCGGCGCTGGCTCTCCTTCTGGTCGTTCGCGTACACCGGGGTGCTGGTTGCGCTGTTCGTGTGGTGGTCCTGGCCGTCGCACCGACTGACCTGGGCGGGGTTCGTAGCCAACACGCTGCTGCTGGTCAGCGCGGTCGCACTACCGCTCTTCTTCCTGTGGGTGCTGCGCGGGATGCGTCGCGTCAACCCGAACCAACAGTTGCCCAACTGCCGCGTCGCCATGGTGGTGACCAAGGCGCCGTCCGAACCCTGGGAGATGGTGCGCCGCACACTGGAGGCAATGCTCGCGCAGGAGTACCCGGCGCCGTACGACGTATGGATCGCCGACGAAGCACCTTCGGACGAGACTCGCGCGTGGTGCAGCGCGCGTGGGGTACAGGTCTCGACGCGCCATGGAGACGAGCGGTATCAGCGACTCACCTGGCCGCGCCGGCGGCGCTGTAAGGAAGGAAACCTCGCCTACTTCTACGACCATTACGGCTACGAGCGGTATGACGTGGTCGCTCAGTTGGACTCCGACCACGTGCCGGAGCCGAGCTACCTCGTGGAGATGGTGCGTCCGTTCGCCGACTCCTCGATCGGGTATGTGGCCGCGCCCAGCGTGTGCGACGCGAACAGCGAGGTCTCCTGGACGGTGCCCGGCCGCCCGTTCGACGAGGCGTCTTTCCACGGTGCGCAGCAGCTCGGCCACAACGAGTCCGGTATGCCGGTGTGCATTGGTTCGCACTACGCCGTACGGACCCAGGCGCTGCGTCAGATCGGTGGCGTTGGCCCCGAACTCGCCGAAGACTTCACCACGTCGTACCTGCTGAACGTCGCGGGATGGCGCGGCGCATTCGCGATCGACGCCGCGGCACGTGGCGATGGCCCGCCGACGTTCGCGGCGATGGTGACGCAGGAATTTCAATGGTCACGCAGCCTCATCAAGGTAATGCTGTCGCTGTTGCCGCGCACCGTAGGACGTCTGCCGATCGGGATAGGCGCGCGATTCGCGGTGCAATGCGGTTCCTACATTCTGCTGAGCCTGATGTTCGTCGGTGGGCTCGCCCTGTTCGTGATCGCGAACCTCACCGGCAGACCGTGGGTGTCGGTGAATCTCCTGGTCTTCTTCGTGGTGTGGTTTGTGCTCAACGGCTGCATGCTCGGCGTCGCGTTCGTGCTGCGGCGCGCGCGGCTACGGCGACCCGTGGACGCCCCGATCATCAGTTGGCGGCGCGCGGTGTACAGCGGCAGCCGATATCCGTTCGTGCTGATCGGGGTTTGCGCCGCTATATGGGAACGAGTCGTGCCGCGGACGCTTGATTTCAAGGTGACCCCAAAGGGAAACTCGGGTCCGCAGCCGTTGCCTGTGCGGTTGATTCTGCCGTTCCTGGTGACTGCGATACTGCTCGCCGGCAGCGCGGCGATCGGCACCGAGAACCGTCCGGTCGTGGGCTACGTCGGGCTGTCCCTGCTGGGCTCCCTATCGACCGTTACGCTCGCGATTGTGATCGCGCTGCTGCACGCCGCCGACTCGCGCCGCGCCGCCGTCGACCTCTCACGCATCGGCGCGCTGCGACTCGTCCGGGCGCCACTGATCCTCTGCGGCGTCGTTGGTCTCGGGGCTATCGCGGCGACCGTGCGTTATGGGTTCGAACTGTGGCAAGTGCTGACGGACGTCGGCCTAATCGGCTAA
- a CDS encoding molybdenum cofactor biosynthesis protein MoaE has translation MAVAGLVLAAGAGTRMGMPKALIRLPGGKSLLTNAIEILRDGGCRDIIVVLGAGEPFVRKALEAWSDKIDALMGDDELILVSNEQYAEGISTSVRAGLEATSELPKVPEAVVVQLVDTPEISPDAVDRVLQVAAPSALAVATYDGMIAHPMLLGSEHWEAIAESLAGDVGARKYLDGHPELQRINADGLGSPVDVDTPEQLRKLTNRDLVQTEIHKAEVTQDDISVSFLELLVRDRRAGAVVTFSGVVRDHDHGRQVEKLKYMAHPSADDLIMRVTQEVAASSGVRGIAVQHRVGVLQIGDVALGCAVAADHRQEAFEACSLLVERVKAELPVWKHQIFEDGTEEWVNAP, from the coding sequence GTGGCTGTAGCGGGTCTGGTGCTGGCGGCTGGAGCGGGAACTCGGATGGGCATGCCGAAAGCGCTCATTCGGCTGCCCGGCGGAAAGTCGTTGCTGACCAACGCGATTGAAATTCTGCGAGACGGTGGATGTCGCGACATCATCGTGGTGCTCGGCGCGGGCGAGCCATTTGTGCGCAAGGCGTTGGAGGCCTGGTCCGACAAGATCGACGCCCTGATGGGTGACGATGAGTTGATCCTGGTGAGTAATGAACAGTACGCCGAAGGAATCTCCACCTCCGTGCGCGCCGGTCTAGAGGCAACGAGCGAATTGCCGAAGGTGCCCGAGGCCGTCGTGGTGCAACTCGTGGATACCCCTGAAATCAGCCCGGACGCTGTCGACCGCGTCTTGCAGGTCGCCGCGCCGTCCGCGCTCGCGGTCGCGACATACGACGGGATGATCGCGCACCCGATGCTGCTCGGTAGTGAGCATTGGGAGGCGATCGCCGAGTCGTTGGCCGGCGACGTTGGTGCGCGCAAGTACCTCGATGGCCACCCCGAACTGCAGCGCATCAACGCCGACGGCCTGGGTTCCCCGGTGGATGTCGATACCCCCGAACAACTACGCAAACTCACTAATCGCGACCTCGTGCAGACCGAGATCCACAAAGCCGAGGTCACCCAGGACGACATCAGTGTGTCGTTCCTGGAGTTGCTGGTGCGCGATCGGCGTGCCGGTGCCGTGGTGACCTTCAGTGGCGTCGTCCGCGATCACGACCATGGCCGCCAGGTCGAAAAACTCAAGTATATGGCGCATCCCAGTGCTGACGACCTCATTATGCGAGTCACTCAAGAGGTCGCAGCGTCCTCAGGTGTGCGTGGTATCGCGGTACAGCATCGTGTGGGCGTCCTGCAGATCGGTGACGTCGCGCTCGGCTGCGCGGTCGCCGCCGATCACCGGCAGGAGGCATTCGAAGCCTGCTCGCTGTTGGTCGAGCGCGTGAAGGCCGAGTTGCCGGTCTGGAAGCATCAAATCTTCGAGGATGGAACCGAGGAGTGGGTGAACGCTCCGTAG
- a CDS encoding glycosyl hydrolase, whose product MGRDTNAPARSRGIAGRPQTTLGPSITRRAVLAGAAGLALAACGGSPQQTTPESSSSTAAPSSSASPSPTTTKPTPPGPLAGVGTWIQAPHASESLADSQARWCYTWAPGHDGIDIPQGCEFVPMFEDLSQLTEEGLELAKANGETLLGFNEPDQEAHANMSVQQALTAWPQLESTGMRLGAPAVAGNADNPASWFTGFMDGAKAKGYRVDFIPLHWYLAVELLPSYSAAVATQDLKAYLERVHTKYQMPIWLTEFSLISWYPASAAAKPSKVQAEFLKTAADMLASLPYVERWAWFSLTPPPYAPNVALYDNNGKVSAAGEQFRALA is encoded by the coding sequence ATGGGACGAGACACAAACGCGCCCGCTCGATCACGCGGCATCGCTGGCCGCCCGCAGACGACATTGGGGCCTTCGATAACCCGGCGCGCGGTACTGGCCGGAGCGGCGGGTCTCGCCTTGGCGGCGTGCGGCGGCTCACCCCAGCAAACGACACCTGAATCGTCCAGCAGTACCGCAGCGCCCTCGAGCAGCGCATCGCCGTCGCCGACGACGACCAAGCCCACGCCACCGGGTCCGCTGGCAGGGGTCGGCACCTGGATCCAGGCGCCGCATGCGTCCGAGTCGCTCGCCGACTCACAAGCGCGCTGGTGTTACACCTGGGCGCCGGGGCACGACGGGATTGATATCCCGCAGGGATGCGAGTTCGTGCCCATGTTCGAAGACCTCTCACAGTTGACCGAAGAGGGGCTCGAACTCGCGAAGGCAAACGGCGAGACGCTACTCGGCTTCAACGAGCCAGACCAGGAAGCGCACGCGAACATGTCGGTTCAGCAGGCGCTGACGGCGTGGCCGCAGTTGGAGTCCACGGGCATGCGACTCGGCGCTCCGGCCGTGGCCGGCAATGCCGACAATCCAGCCAGTTGGTTCACCGGCTTCATGGACGGCGCGAAGGCGAAGGGGTACCGGGTCGATTTCATTCCGCTGCATTGGTATCTCGCGGTCGAACTGTTGCCGTCGTACTCAGCGGCCGTTGCTACCCAAGACCTGAAGGCCTACCTCGAGCGTGTCCATACGAAGTATCAGATGCCGATTTGGCTCACCGAGTTCAGCTTGATCAGCTGGTATCCGGCCTCAGCCGCGGCGAAGCCGTCCAAAGTCCAGGCGGAGTTCCTGAAGACCGCTGCCGACATGCTCGCCTCGCTGCCCTACGTCGAACGGTGGGCGTGGTTCTCGCTCACACCACCGCCGTACGCGCCAAACGTCGCGCTATACGACAACAACGGAAAGGTCAGCGCGGCGGGCGAGCAATTCCGTGCACTCGCGTAG
- the moaA gene encoding GTP 3',8-cyclase MoaA yields MSSLQSTESRDERISRLRAEGRLVDRFGRVATDLRISLTDKCNLRCTYCMPAEGLPWLPKADLLTDAELVRLARIAVETLGVEEIRFTGGEPLLRPGLPQILQEITALTPRPQTALTTNALGLSKTARALKDAGLDRVNISLDTLDSQRFHDLTRRDRFADTIAGIEAAAEVGLTPVKINSVLMRGVNDDEAPELLRWCLERGYELRFIEQMPLDGGHVWDRQQMITAEEILHSLQEHFELTPDPAHRGAAPAETWLVNGGPIRVGVIGSVTRPFCGDCDRTRLTADGQVRNCLFAVEESDLRAPLRAGASDEEIAQRWRTAMFGKRAGHGIDDPSFLQPSRPMSAIGG; encoded by the coding sequence ATGAGCAGCCTCCAGTCCACCGAATCGCGCGACGAGCGCATTAGTCGGCTGCGCGCTGAGGGGCGACTGGTCGACCGTTTCGGCCGGGTCGCCACCGATCTGCGCATCTCGCTGACCGACAAGTGCAACCTGCGCTGCACCTATTGCATGCCCGCTGAGGGCCTGCCGTGGCTCCCGAAGGCCGATTTACTCACCGACGCCGAGTTGGTGCGGCTCGCGCGGATCGCGGTCGAGACGCTCGGTGTCGAGGAAATCCGGTTCACCGGCGGCGAGCCGCTGCTGCGCCCGGGCCTGCCACAGATCCTGCAGGAGATCACTGCATTAACCCCGCGCCCGCAGACCGCGCTGACCACGAATGCGTTGGGGCTGTCCAAGACGGCGCGAGCACTGAAGGACGCCGGACTCGACCGCGTGAACATCTCGCTCGACACTCTCGATTCGCAACGGTTTCACGACCTGACCCGCCGGGACCGGTTCGCCGACACGATCGCCGGGATCGAGGCCGCCGCCGAAGTCGGGCTGACGCCGGTCAAGATCAACTCAGTGCTGATGCGTGGGGTGAACGACGACGAGGCGCCTGAGTTACTGCGCTGGTGCCTCGAGCGTGGCTACGAGCTGCGGTTCATCGAGCAGATGCCACTCGATGGCGGACATGTCTGGGATCGCCAGCAGATGATCACTGCTGAGGAAATCCTGCATTCGCTCCAAGAGCATTTCGAATTGACCCCAGACCCCGCGCATCGCGGTGCCGCACCGGCCGAGACGTGGCTCGTGAACGGTGGGCCAATCCGCGTCGGCGTGATCGGTTCGGTGACCCGACCGTTCTGCGGTGACTGCGATCGCACACGGTTGACGGCCGATGGCCAGGTGCGCAATTGCCTGTTCGCAGTCGAAGAATCGGATCTGCGGGCGCCCCTGCGCGCCGGAGCCAGCGATGAGGAGATCGCGCAGCGGTGGCGTACGGCGATGTTCGGCAAACGTGCGGGACACGGAATTGATGACCCATCATTCCTCCAGCCGTCCCGACCTATGTCTGCGATTGGTGGCTAG
- a CDS encoding UDP-glucuronic acid decarboxylase family protein, translating into MRVVVTGGAGFIGSHLCRALIARGDSVVCVDDFSSGLGSNVLALADSDRFVLIEHDVRERIPVVGPVDAVVNLASLASPPAYLARPLFTLQTGSIGTQNALELAKRSGARFVQASTSEVYGDPEIHPQTENYWGNVNPIGPRSVYDEAKRYGEALVAAYTRDGLNGGIIRIFNTYGPRMRVDDGRVVTQFISQALANDPLTVYGDGSQTRSLCYVSDLVRGFIAMVDSEHPGPVNMGNPQELTVRQIADLVIKVTASASRVEFRELPQDDPQRRRPDISKAQSDLGWAPQVDVVEGLARTVEWIAAGAHRDAAVAVST; encoded by the coding sequence GTGCGGGTCGTAGTTACCGGTGGCGCTGGGTTCATCGGTTCGCATTTGTGTCGGGCGCTCATCGCCAGAGGCGACAGCGTCGTCTGTGTGGATGACTTCTCGTCGGGGTTGGGTTCTAACGTCCTGGCGTTGGCGGATTCCGATAGGTTCGTGTTGATTGAGCACGACGTCCGCGAGCGGATCCCGGTCGTGGGACCGGTAGATGCTGTGGTCAACTTGGCGAGCCTCGCTTCGCCGCCTGCGTACCTCGCACGACCGCTCTTCACCCTGCAGACCGGTTCAATCGGCACCCAGAACGCCCTGGAGCTCGCCAAGCGCAGCGGCGCACGATTCGTGCAAGCCTCTACCAGTGAGGTGTATGGCGATCCTGAGATACACCCGCAGACCGAGAACTACTGGGGCAATGTCAACCCGATCGGTCCCCGCAGCGTCTACGACGAGGCCAAACGGTACGGCGAGGCACTGGTCGCGGCGTACACGCGGGACGGGCTCAACGGTGGGATTATTCGCATCTTCAACACTTATGGCCCTCGGATGCGCGTGGACGATGGTCGCGTCGTCACGCAGTTCATTTCGCAAGCCCTCGCGAATGACCCGTTGACTGTGTACGGCGACGGATCGCAGACCCGCAGTTTGTGTTACGTGTCGGATCTGGTGCGCGGATTCATCGCGATGGTCGACTCGGAGCATCCCGGTCCCGTCAACATGGGCAATCCGCAGGAACTCACCGTGCGTCAGATCGCCGATTTGGTCATCAAGGTGACTGCGTCGGCTTCTCGTGTCGAGTTCCGGGAACTGCCGCAGGACGATCCGCAGCGTCGTCGCCCAGACATCAGCAAGGCACAGAGCGATCTCGGCTGGGCTCCGCAGGTGGATGTCGTCGAGGGACTGGCGCGCACGGTCGAGTGGATCGCCGCTGGTGCGCATCGGGATGCGGCCGTCGCAGTCAGCACATGA
- the galE gene encoding UDP-glucose 4-epimerase GalE — protein sequence MKVLVTGGAGFIGSHTCVELLDAGHDVLVVDDLSAGFADALDRVGVLTGVRPELEVLDITDTAALCGLFARHAIDAVIHFAARKAVGESIEIPLEYFHTNVTGTISLLRAMREAKVRQLVFSSSCSIYGDTNGTLLDEQSPSAPANPYAWTKLTCEQLIAQECAYGEGMRAINLRYFNPIGAHPSGVLGEQPRGVPRNVLPYLAEVATGEREYLQIFGGDYPTDDGTAIRDYVHVVDVAAGHVAALNHLEDADEPQLFNLGTGVGTSVLELHAQYEREVGRELPYRITERRRGDVPRLVADCSRVQDAWGWHTQYDLAQMCADSWRFMQRNPEGYSR from the coding sequence GTGAAGGTTCTCGTTACTGGTGGCGCCGGATTCATCGGCAGCCACACGTGCGTCGAGTTACTCGACGCCGGTCACGATGTGCTCGTCGTCGACGACCTATCGGCGGGATTCGCTGATGCGCTCGATCGAGTCGGTGTGCTCACTGGCGTACGACCCGAGCTCGAGGTCCTCGACATCACTGACACCGCGGCCCTGTGCGGCCTGTTCGCCCGACACGCCATCGACGCAGTCATCCACTTCGCCGCGCGCAAGGCAGTCGGAGAATCGATCGAGATCCCGCTTGAGTACTTCCATACGAACGTCACAGGAACGATCAGCCTGCTGCGTGCCATGCGTGAGGCCAAAGTCCGGCAATTGGTCTTCTCGTCGTCCTGCTCGATCTACGGCGACACCAACGGGACGCTGCTGGACGAGCAATCGCCGTCCGCCCCGGCCAATCCCTACGCGTGGACGAAACTGACCTGCGAACAGTTGATCGCCCAGGAATGCGCATACGGCGAAGGGATGCGGGCGATCAACCTGCGGTACTTCAATCCGATCGGTGCGCACCCCAGCGGCGTACTCGGTGAGCAACCGCGCGGCGTCCCGCGCAACGTCCTCCCGTATCTGGCCGAAGTCGCTACGGGTGAGCGGGAGTACTTGCAGATCTTCGGCGGCGATTACCCGACTGACGACGGGACCGCGATCCGTGACTACGTGCACGTCGTCGACGTTGCCGCGGGGCACGTCGCCGCTCTCAACCACCTCGAGGACGCCGACGAACCCCAACTGTTCAACCTCGGTACCGGGGTGGGGACGTCGGTACTGGAGTTACACGCACAGTACGAACGGGAGGTTGGCCGCGAACTGCCGTACCGGATCACCGAGCGGCGACGCGGAGACGTTCCCCGGCTCGTCGCCGACTGCTCGCGGGTCCAGGACGCTTGGGGATGGCACACGCAGTACGACCTCGCGCAGATGTGTGCCGACTCGTGGCGTTTCATGCAGCGCAACCCGGAGGGCTACTCGCGATAG